A genomic stretch from Bacillus marinisedimentorum includes:
- a CDS encoding radical SAM protein, whose amino-acid sequence MGILTRKQMEHSRNKALLNYLDIYDTVEKSTLKHIEQFGLPFENESGSTVKENRVRQLKENGAFFRNNDKSILNRNRISSACEACQTGTGSYTSFVSLKCHRDCYFCFNKNQDNYHFYLQHTKNVNGELESILNQGTKLTHLALTGGEPLLHAEEAISFFELANRRAPGVHTRLYTAGDLLTEEILQRLKDAGLNEIRFSIKMEDQHSKQKHILRQIGLAKKYIPDVLVEMPVIPGTGEAMKELLCDLEELGIFGINLLEFCFPLENPKPFKDRGFSLKNPPYEVYYNFWYAGGLAVAESEALCHELVQFAIEQDFEMGVHYCSLENKFTGQIYQQNHDQTLDATYTFSQHDYYFKTAKVFGKDKRSVRKTLEKRNMPFIDNTEYDFLQFSVEAIPLLRHKDIDVIISSNVIETARYERSIKEVNLELADVKEFELARI is encoded by the coding sequence ATGGGGATTCTTACACGAAAGCAGATGGAACATAGCAGAAATAAGGCGCTGCTGAATTACCTGGACATATATGACACGGTCGAAAAAAGCACACTGAAGCACATCGAACAATTCGGGCTGCCGTTTGAAAATGAGTCAGGTTCTACGGTAAAAGAGAATCGGGTCCGGCAGCTTAAGGAAAATGGAGCCTTTTTCAGAAATAATGACAAAAGCATCCTGAACAGAAACCGGATTTCAAGTGCCTGTGAAGCATGCCAGACCGGCACCGGCAGTTATACAAGTTTTGTCTCACTGAAGTGCCACCGCGACTGTTACTTCTGCTTTAACAAAAACCAGGACAACTATCATTTTTATTTGCAGCATACCAAAAATGTGAACGGCGAATTGGAGAGCATCTTGAATCAGGGCACAAAGCTGACGCATTTGGCGCTGACTGGCGGTGAACCACTCCTTCATGCAGAAGAGGCCATTTCCTTTTTTGAGCTGGCGAACCGGCGGGCACCTGGCGTTCATACGAGGTTATATACGGCCGGCGACCTGTTGACGGAGGAAATCCTGCAAAGGTTAAAAGATGCAGGATTAAATGAAATCCGTTTCAGTATCAAAATGGAAGACCAGCATTCCAAGCAAAAGCACATTTTACGCCAGATCGGCCTTGCGAAGAAATACATTCCGGATGTCCTCGTGGAAATGCCGGTTATCCCCGGAACTGGCGAGGCAATGAAAGAGCTTTTGTGTGATCTGGAGGAACTGGGTATCTTCGGAATCAATTTGCTTGAATTTTGTTTTCCGCTTGAGAATCCGAAGCCGTTTAAAGACAGGGGGTTTTCCCTTAAAAACCCGCCATATGAAGTCTACTACAACTTCTGGTATGCAGGCGGACTTGCTGTTGCGGAAAGTGAGGCCCTTTGCCACGAACTCGTTCAATTCGCAATCGAGCAGGATTTCGAAATGGGAGTTCACTACTGTTCTCTTGAAAATAAATTTACAGGCCAAATCTATCAACAAAACCATGATCAAACACTTGATGCAACCTATACGTTCTCACAACATGATTACTATTTCAAAACGGCCAAAGTATTTGGGAAAGACAAACGGTCCGTCCGGAAAACGCTCGAAAAACGGAATATGCCGTTCATTGATAATACTGAGTATGACTTCCTGCAATTTTCAGTAGAGGCCATTCCGCTGCTTCGTCATAAAGACATCGATGTCATCATTTCATCTAATGTCATCGAAACGGCACGCTATGAAAGAAGCATCAAGGAAGTGAATCTTGAATTGGCCGACGTAAAAGAATTTGAGCTTGCAAGAATCTAG
- a CDS encoding PucR family transcriptional regulator has product MKDPVSIPDIAHSLLTSSHEGVSSLTAQLSKELSLPVLVTNQHFQLIASASLPDGTNTDSILAIEQMDMYEHSSMSKCRITMTETFFHCCRVPIIHKADTVGYLLLVDEHERLNPESCQSLLEYTASLLAIQLHKKIELRQEKMNFKKPFLFDLLYGNIKDRQEIIEYGKVWGWDFTIPQTAIVFSLVDFTHVSSDKKLAEKLLYIVEKTLLGHNMKPVTMLKQNQVTAIVATEHETAEQTTSLLEALAASVIKQMHSLHADRTSACGLGKTYHNPTDLFRSFQEAKVALEIGQLLKIPIPFFTDLGLERILYKHDLQELKEFYQSSLGDLILYDENHHTDLAETLESFAANQFEMTATANALFLHRNTLRYRLKKTEEILGLKLDDWNNRLKIVAAFKIKQLRKI; this is encoded by the coding sequence ATGAAAGATCCAGTGTCCATCCCTGATATCGCCCATTCATTGCTCACTTCTTCACATGAAGGTGTTTCTTCTTTGACTGCACAGCTTTCTAAGGAGCTTTCACTGCCCGTTCTTGTAACGAATCAGCATTTCCAGCTCATTGCATCCGCTTCATTGCCTGACGGAACAAATACAGACTCTATCCTGGCAATCGAACAGATGGACATGTATGAACACAGCAGCATGTCCAAATGCCGGATCACAATGACTGAAACGTTTTTCCATTGTTGCAGGGTCCCGATTATCCATAAGGCAGATACGGTCGGTTACCTCTTGCTGGTGGATGAACATGAGCGTCTAAACCCGGAATCATGCCAATCCCTCCTCGAGTACACCGCCTCCCTTTTAGCCATTCAACTCCATAAAAAAATTGAACTCCGCCAGGAAAAGATGAATTTCAAAAAGCCGTTTCTATTCGATTTGCTGTACGGAAATATAAAGGACAGACAAGAAATCATTGAGTATGGAAAGGTATGGGGCTGGGACTTCACCATCCCCCAAACAGCCATTGTCTTCTCACTTGTGGACTTTACACATGTGTCATCAGATAAAAAACTGGCAGAAAAGCTTCTTTACATCGTTGAGAAAACGCTCCTAGGGCACAACATGAAACCGGTCACGATGTTAAAGCAAAACCAGGTGACAGCGATAGTGGCAACGGAACACGAAACAGCAGAACAAACTACTTCTCTTTTGGAAGCGCTTGCCGCTTCGGTCATCAAGCAAATGCACAGCCTTCATGCTGACCGGACGTCCGCATGCGGACTCGGGAAAACGTACCATAACCCGACAGATCTGTTTCGCAGCTTTCAGGAGGCGAAAGTGGCGCTGGAAATCGGCCAATTGCTGAAGATTCCGATTCCGTTTTTTACCGACCTCGGCCTTGAGAGAATCTTATATAAGCATGATCTGCAAGAACTGAAAGAATTTTATCAATCAAGCCTTGGCGACTTGATTCTCTATGATGAAAACCACCACACCGATCTGGCGGAAACACTCGAGTCCTTTGCCGCCAACCAATTTGAAATGACAGCGACCGCCAATGCGCTGTTCTTGCACCGGAACACTTTGCGGTACCGCTTGAAAAAGACGGAAGAAATATTGGGCTTGAAACTGGATGATTGGAATAATAGATTGAAAATCGTGGCTGCATTCAAAATTAAACAACTGCGGAAAATATAA
- a CDS encoding molybdopterin-dependent oxidoreductase: MKDGIYRNSCPRNCYGTCGILSHVENNKLIKVTGNPNHGYTKGKLCAKGYAYTEFVYSPHRLKYPMMQTPRGSGNWQRISWDEAYSRIAEKMIELNRRYGSNLASGYNKFSGNLGLLHYATEGMFNSIGPHTKPVGNPCALTGKSAFNRSFHKSYSSVPEDMQGANLIVLWGANPAVTNVHQMKFIYGARRRGAKLVVIDPIFTKTAQKADLYIQIQPGTDMWLALGIAKILLQEEKYAEEFVERHSEGWAVFKHWLETELELEYVHEKTGVSLEAICELSSLYASIKPAATWAGLGIQRTCNGSNSIEAINSLVAMTGNLTEPNGGLYYMHFDVEKFPCALLHHQGPQHPVIKSSREAEISNLAENALKFNDPPLKLLWIASRNILTQDTNLNAWQELLDQLELVVTVDLFMTKTAQQSDIVLPAATHFEEEDLNIGYWHYWLSLNQKAIPPYYEAKSDLQIARELTQKLNERSPSFSNFPADKEPIDWIKDELTPEIMQRYGISCIEDLMERPFHKKGEPLFSDMKEKFHFFLSIGSELPEKDSAGSRQNRRAFRLISPQSLLKIHSQYEWLSWLHPRENKEAYVQISRSAAADLKLDENMKVEIFNEHGKVIRRVKINPLLPSHTILATQGGQHPINQLIKEDGKQREQEASSYFYDSLVNIRKWREPDV; this comes from the coding sequence ATGAAAGACGGCATTTATCGCAACAGTTGCCCGCGGAACTGCTATGGGACATGCGGGATTCTGTCCCATGTGGAAAATAACAAACTGATCAAGGTAACAGGTAATCCTAATCATGGCTATACGAAGGGAAAACTTTGCGCAAAAGGATACGCCTATACCGAATTTGTATACAGCCCCCATCGTTTGAAATATCCGATGATGCAAACGCCAAGGGGATCTGGCAACTGGCAGCGAATCTCCTGGGATGAAGCCTATTCACGCATCGCCGAGAAAATGATTGAGCTGAACCGCCGTTATGGCTCCAATCTTGCATCAGGCTATAATAAATTTTCCGGAAACCTTGGTTTATTGCATTATGCAACGGAAGGCATGTTCAACAGCATCGGCCCGCATACAAAGCCAGTCGGGAACCCATGTGCGCTGACCGGTAAATCTGCCTTTAACCGTTCTTTCCATAAAAGTTACAGCTCGGTGCCTGAAGATATGCAAGGTGCAAACTTAATCGTTCTCTGGGGTGCAAACCCGGCCGTGACCAATGTCCACCAGATGAAATTCATTTACGGAGCAAGGCGCCGCGGGGCAAAACTGGTCGTCATTGACCCGATTTTTACGAAAACCGCCCAAAAAGCAGACCTTTATATTCAAATCCAACCGGGAACAGATATGTGGCTTGCACTTGGCATTGCAAAAATACTTTTGCAAGAGGAAAAATACGCAGAAGAATTTGTGGAACGTCACTCCGAAGGCTGGGCGGTGTTCAAACACTGGCTTGAAACTGAACTTGAACTGGAGTATGTACATGAAAAAACAGGCGTATCGCTTGAAGCGATATGCGAACTCAGCAGCTTATATGCTTCAATCAAGCCTGCCGCTACGTGGGCCGGACTTGGAATCCAGCGCACTTGCAACGGAAGTAACAGCATCGAAGCGATAAACAGCCTTGTCGCTATGACCGGAAACCTTACAGAACCGAATGGCGGGCTATATTACATGCACTTTGATGTGGAAAAGTTCCCGTGTGCCCTCTTGCATCATCAAGGTCCGCAACATCCGGTCATTAAATCTTCAAGGGAAGCGGAAATCAGTAATCTGGCAGAAAATGCGCTGAAATTTAATGATCCGCCGCTAAAACTGTTATGGATCGCATCACGCAATATCCTGACGCAAGATACGAACTTGAACGCTTGGCAGGAACTGCTGGACCAACTTGAACTAGTCGTCACCGTTGATCTTTTCATGACCAAAACAGCGCAGCAATCGGATATCGTGCTGCCTGCCGCCACCCATTTTGAAGAAGAAGATTTGAATATCGGATACTGGCATTATTGGCTATCACTCAATCAAAAAGCGATACCCCCTTATTATGAAGCAAAGAGCGATTTGCAGATTGCCAGGGAACTTACGCAAAAACTAAATGAACGTTCACCGTCGTTTTCCAACTTCCCTGCTGATAAAGAACCCATCGATTGGATCAAGGATGAACTGACTCCAGAAATCATGCAGCGTTACGGCATTTCCTGTATAGAAGACCTTATGGAACGTCCTTTCCATAAAAAAGGAGAGCCGTTGTTTTCAGATATGAAGGAGAAGTTCCATTTCTTTTTATCAATCGGCAGTGAGCTGCCGGAGAAAGATTCAGCAGGTTCACGGCAAAATAGGAGGGCATTCCGTCTCATATCTCCTCAGTCCCTATTAAAAATCCATTCGCAATATGAATGGCTGAGCTGGCTTCACCCCCGGGAAAATAAAGAAGCTTATGTCCAAATATCCCGTAGTGCTGCAGCTGATTTAAAATTAGATGAAAATATGAAAGTGGAA